In Candidatus Delongbacteria bacterium, one genomic interval encodes:
- the plsX gene encoding phosphate acyltransferase PlsX: MRLALDAMGGDHAPGVVLEAVRLAVVRWPELSIKLVGLPDQLPDLNLPQVERVACGSVITMDDSPLAALRQKRDSSIAVALDLHRQGVVDAVVSAGSTGAQVAASMKHLGRIDNLRRPAIISVLPTSGGPLVLLDVGASSDAGAADLLQYAWMGHCYANTVHGIKQPKVGLLSIGEEPGKGNRVVVEAHALLRSSGLNFIGNLEGRDILAGKADVLVCDGFTGNVVLKFAESILPLLKSRLGGHIRGHWLRLAGALLLRPAIHELKQEFNYEEYGGAPLVGVNGTSIICHGSSSAAALVSAIGVARSMVDGDLNARIRAELERTVAALAADTARNGTPGDTPAA; the protein is encoded by the coding sequence ATGCGTCTTGCCCTTGATGCAATGGGTGGGGACCACGCTCCAGGCGTGGTGCTGGAAGCGGTCCGCCTGGCGGTGGTCCGCTGGCCCGAGCTGTCCATCAAATTGGTCGGTCTTCCCGACCAGCTGCCGGATCTGAACCTGCCCCAGGTGGAGCGGGTTGCCTGCGGGTCCGTGATCACCATGGATGATTCCCCGCTTGCCGCGCTGCGCCAGAAACGCGACAGCTCGATCGCGGTGGCTCTGGATCTGCACCGTCAGGGGGTCGTGGATGCCGTGGTCTCCGCCGGCTCCACGGGCGCCCAGGTGGCCGCGTCGATGAAACATCTGGGGCGCATCGACAATCTGCGCCGCCCGGCGATCATCAGTGTGCTGCCCACCAGCGGCGGACCACTTGTGCTGCTGGATGTGGGCGCCAGCAGTGACGCGGGCGCAGCCGACCTCCTGCAGTATGCCTGGATGGGGCACTGCTACGCCAACACGGTTCATGGAATCAAACAGCCCAAGGTGGGCCTGCTCTCCATTGGCGAAGAGCCGGGCAAGGGCAACCGCGTGGTCGTGGAGGCCCATGCCCTGCTGAGGAGCAGCGGGCTGAACTTCATCGGCAATCTCGAAGGTCGTGACATCCTTGCGGGCAAAGCCGATGTGCTGGTCTGCGATGGCTTCACCGGCAACGTGGTGCTCAAGTTCGCCGAGTCGATCCTGCCCTTGCTCAAGTCCCGCCTCGGAGGGCATATTCGTGGCCATTGGCTGCGACTGGCGGGAGCCCTGCTGCTGCGTCCCGCGATCCACGAGCTGAAACAGGAATTCAATTACGAAGAATATGGCGGCGCTCCCCTCGTGGGCGTCAATGGAACCAGCATCATCTGCCATGGCAGCTCCTCGGCGGCCGCACTCGTCAGCGCCATCGGTGTGGCACGCAGCATGGTGGATGGCGACCTCAATGCGCGCATTCGGGCCGAACTGGAACGCACCGTGGCCGCCCTGGCCGCGGACACCGCCCGGAACGGCACCCCGGGTGACACACCCGCGGCCTGA
- a CDS encoding DUF177 domain-containing protein yields the protein MKLLLKNLRNGQVRFEDHQNPALLDLDQAEFSDAVDSILEVKRGERWLRFELSVATVARTICDRCAVPVQRRLQTDFVLLAHEGEQLPGGTDPDEVHLIRPEDDILDLSLDLRDEIMIARESPCLCKEECRGLCAGCGRDLNTEECACSNDGPANSPFQALANRKI from the coding sequence ATGAAACTCCTGCTGAAAAACCTGCGAAACGGGCAGGTCCGCTTTGAGGACCATCAGAATCCTGCTTTGCTGGACCTGGATCAAGCGGAGTTCAGCGATGCGGTGGACAGCATTCTCGAGGTGAAGCGCGGCGAACGCTGGCTTCGATTCGAGCTGTCAGTGGCCACCGTGGCCCGCACGATCTGCGACCGCTGCGCCGTTCCCGTGCAGCGGCGCCTGCAGACCGACTTCGTGCTGCTGGCCCATGAGGGCGAGCAGTTGCCCGGCGGAACCGATCCCGATGAGGTCCATCTGATCCGGCCCGAGGATGACATCCTTGACCTGTCTCTGGATCTCCGCGATGAAATCATGATTGCCCGTGAAAGTCCCTGCCTCTGCAAGGAAGAGTGTCGGGGGCTTTGTGCGGGTTGCGGCCGCGACCTGAATACCGAAGAGTGCGCCTGTTCGAATGACGGACCGGCCAATTCTCCTTTTCAGGCATTGGCGAATCGAAAGATCTGA
- the rnc gene encoding ribonuclease III: MKFFGLFSRRRPQRDPELQGLEDRIGYRFRNPELLRTSLRHRSILGQGEAVSDISNERLEFLGDAVLDLCVADHLYRTFSTSAEGDLTQFKSVIVSGGYLVGRARHIGLGDWLLLSESEIRTGGRDRASILEDAYEALIGALYLDGGIDVAREFIQKAILMDLDLEAVLDRNQNYKSQLLELSQRRNHGTPVYRVIDEIGPDHSKFFVVEVQMAERVLGKGTGSSKKRAEQDAARAALEQLRQRGGDSGKRRGSTSAE, encoded by the coding sequence ATGAAGTTTTTCGGTCTGTTCTCCCGTCGACGCCCACAGCGGGATCCAGAGCTCCAGGGACTTGAAGACCGCATTGGCTACCGCTTCCGGAATCCGGAACTGCTGCGTACCAGTCTGCGCCATCGCTCCATTCTGGGGCAGGGTGAGGCCGTGTCGGACATCTCGAACGAACGGCTGGAATTTCTGGGCGACGCGGTCCTGGACCTCTGCGTGGCCGACCACCTCTACCGCACCTTTTCCACCTCTGCGGAAGGGGATCTTACCCAATTCAAGTCCGTGATCGTTTCCGGCGGCTATCTGGTGGGGCGTGCGCGTCACATCGGGCTGGGCGACTGGTTGCTGCTCTCGGAGTCCGAAATCCGCACGGGCGGGCGTGACCGGGCCTCGATCCTCGAGGATGCCTACGAGGCCCTGATTGGTGCCCTGTATCTCGACGGCGGCATCGATGTGGCACGCGAGTTCATCCAGAAGGCCATCCTCATGGATCTGGATCTGGAAGCGGTGCTCGATCGCAACCAGAACTACAAGAGCCAGTTGCTGGAACTGAGCCAGCGCCGCAATCATGGCACTCCCGTCTACCGGGTGATCGACGAGATCGGCCCCGACCACAGCAAATTCTTCGTCGTGGAAGTCCAGATGGCCGAGCGTGTTCTGGGCAAGGGCACCGGCAGCAGCAAGAAACGGGCGGAACAGGATGCGGCCCGCGCCGCACTGGAACAGTTGAGGCAACGGGGAGGCGATTCCGGCAAGCGGCGCGGATCGACTTCCGCGGAATGA
- the fabG gene encoding 3-oxoacyl-[acyl-carrier-protein] reductase: MSTQLALVTGGTRGIGAACALRLAKAGHTVWITGRNEESVAQALVAAPGLPMKGAACDVSDFAAVGELIARIEAEEGGGLDLLVNNAGLTQDMLVMRMTEAQWDTVIDVNLKGCFNTVRHAVKGMMKKRGGAIINMTSVVALTGNPGQANYTAAKAGVIGLTRTLARELASRGIRVNAIAPGFIETDMTAAIADKAADEMRSSIPLGRIGTAEDIASTVEFLASPGAAYITGQVLSVDGGLGL; the protein is encoded by the coding sequence ATGAGCACCCAACTGGCGCTGGTCACCGGCGGAACACGGGGCATTGGCGCGGCCTGCGCACTGCGGCTGGCCAAGGCCGGGCATACCGTCTGGATCACAGGACGCAACGAGGAAAGCGTGGCCCAGGCACTGGTCGCGGCCCCGGGCCTGCCCATGAAGGGCGCCGCCTGTGATGTGTCCGATTTCGCGGCCGTGGGTGAACTCATCGCCCGCATCGAAGCAGAGGAAGGTGGTGGGCTGGATCTGCTGGTGAACAATGCCGGCCTCACCCAGGACATGCTCGTGATGCGCATGACCGAAGCCCAGTGGGATACCGTGATCGACGTGAACCTGAAAGGCTGCTTCAACACCGTGCGCCATGCGGTGAAAGGCATGATGAAGAAACGCGGTGGCGCGATCATCAACATGACCAGCGTGGTGGCGCTCACCGGCAATCCCGGTCAGGCCAACTACACGGCGGCCAAGGCCGGCGTGATCGGTCTGACCCGCACCTTGGCACGCGAACTGGCAAGTCGCGGAATCCGCGTCAACGCGATCGCCCCCGGTTTCATCGAGACCGACATGACCGCCGCCATCGCGGACAAGGCCGCCGACGAGATGCGTTCCTCGATTCCGCTGGGCCGCATCGGCACGGCGGAGGACATCGCGAGCACGGTGGAGTTTCTCGCCTCTCCGGGCGCGGCGTACATCACGGGACAGGTCCTGTCCGTGGATGGCGGGCTGGGGCTCTAG
- a CDS encoding YigZ family protein — MSTALHELDHYCVPTSVAEAELVVQRSRFLAIACPIQSRDQAHEFLQAQRALHHKATHHCSAARLGHPEEAEAWSSDDGEPSGSAGLPMLREIQGSGLSDLQVVCVRWFGGIKLGTGGLARAYADTARLALQGLTRDTRVLRLPLRVRMPWSALTRVKRLMSELHALELSTQAAEDLVLELAVPRSLVTRCREDLELILQGKGEIL; from the coding sequence ATGAGCACCGCCCTTCACGAACTGGATCACTATTGCGTGCCGACGTCGGTCGCCGAAGCGGAGCTGGTGGTCCAGCGCAGCCGGTTTCTGGCCATCGCCTGTCCAATCCAGTCACGCGACCAGGCCCACGAATTCCTTCAGGCCCAGCGTGCACTGCATCACAAAGCCACACATCACTGCAGCGCGGCCCGATTGGGGCACCCTGAAGAAGCCGAGGCCTGGTCTTCCGACGACGGTGAGCCTTCGGGCAGCGCCGGATTGCCCATGCTGCGCGAGATCCAGGGATCGGGATTGAGTGATCTGCAGGTGGTCTGTGTGCGCTGGTTCGGAGGTATCAAACTGGGTACGGGAGGACTGGCCCGCGCGTATGCCGACACTGCACGGCTGGCCCTGCAAGGCCTGACCCGTGATACGCGCGTGCTGCGACTGCCCCTGCGTGTGCGCATGCCCTGGTCGGCCCTGACCCGGGTGAAACGCTTGATGAGCGAACTCCATGCGCTGGAGCTGAGCACCCAGGCCGCCGAGGATCTGGTGCTGGAACTGGCCGTGCCCCGTTCGCTGGTGACACGGTGCCGCGAGGATCTGGAACTGATCCTGCAGGGCAAGGGAGAAATCCTGTGA
- a CDS encoding peptidoglycan DD-metalloendopeptidase family protein, producing MKLNKPLWALLAGVILTHYGWLLFHKSRDLSLYHENRRLRHEVLRIEGLSRDIDALRDLNSDLRKHLGLSLAEARAIGRHVPADSLINRLKAMAGGTPPLQGGVPRGSPVTGVASRGFQLRSHPGDLEHPGYDLAARAGEPVYATSSGRVLFMGHTQNWGWLVILQHGEDWSTWYGHLQPPLVRLGESVRRGELLGIVAAATRKSGAHLHYAIQRQARFVDPAPFLATAPLEPVN from the coding sequence TTGAAGCTGAACAAGCCACTCTGGGCGCTGCTTGCGGGCGTGATCCTGACGCACTACGGCTGGTTGCTTTTTCACAAGTCCCGCGATCTGTCGCTGTACCATGAAAACCGACGCTTGCGACATGAGGTGCTGCGCATCGAAGGACTCAGCAGGGACATCGACGCCCTGCGGGACCTGAACAGCGACCTGCGGAAGCACCTGGGTCTCAGCCTCGCCGAAGCGCGGGCAATCGGTCGACACGTGCCGGCGGACAGTCTGATCAACCGGCTCAAGGCCATGGCGGGCGGTACGCCACCTCTGCAGGGCGGAGTGCCCAGAGGAAGTCCGGTGACCGGAGTGGCCAGTCGCGGTTTTCAGCTGCGCAGTCATCCGGGGGATCTTGAACACCCGGGTTACGACCTGGCGGCCCGTGCGGGAGAACCGGTGTACGCCACCTCCAGCGGGAGAGTGCTCTTCATGGGCCACACCCAGAACTGGGGCTGGCTGGTGATACTGCAGCACGGCGAAGACTGGTCCACCTGGTACGGACACCTCCAGCCGCCGCTGGTGCGTCTCGGGGAATCCGTCCGGCGAGGCGAATTGCTGGGCATCGTGGCCGCGGCCACCCGCAAGTCGGGGGCCCACTTGCATTACGCGATCCAGCGCCAGGCCCGGTTCGTGGACCCCGCCCCTTTTCTGGCGACGGCCCCGCTTGAACCGGTCAACTGA
- a CDS encoding ketoacyl-ACP synthase III, whose amino-acid sequence MITRSRILGTGFQTGPTLLTNDDLAKKVDTSDEWIFSRTGIRQRYIVSPEDGVVTSDLCADAGRKALEAAGLEATDLDLILVGTVTGDCKFPATGVFVQAKLGASNAAAMDLSAACSGFVYGLELADAMIRCGVKKHALVIGGEVLTSMIDWNDRTTCVLFGDAAGAVVLGPSTNDTGVLATYSKSNGDLAELLWTPGCGSLRRLSPESLEAGDHTVKMNGRKVYTNAVACMADSVEQVLARAGMTPDQIDLLVPHQANIRIIEATCERFGFPLERTKINVDRFGNTSAASIPIALDEAIREGRVGPGSTCLMTVFGGGFTWSSAIVRL is encoded by the coding sequence ATGATCACCCGCTCTCGCATTCTTGGCACGGGCTTCCAGACCGGCCCCACCCTGCTCACCAACGATGATCTGGCGAAGAAGGTCGATACCAGCGACGAATGGATCTTCAGCCGCACGGGCATCCGCCAGCGCTACATCGTGAGCCCCGAAGATGGCGTGGTCACCTCCGACCTGTGTGCCGATGCGGGGCGCAAGGCGCTGGAAGCCGCCGGGCTGGAGGCCACGGATCTGGACCTGATCCTTGTGGGCACCGTGACCGGTGACTGCAAGTTTCCCGCTACGGGCGTGTTCGTCCAGGCCAAACTGGGTGCCTCCAATGCCGCCGCCATGGATCTTTCGGCCGCCTGTTCCGGATTCGTCTACGGTCTGGAACTGGCCGATGCCATGATCCGCTGCGGAGTCAAGAAGCATGCCCTGGTCATCGGTGGCGAAGTGCTCACGAGCATGATCGACTGGAACGACCGCACCACCTGCGTGCTCTTCGGCGATGCCGCCGGGGCCGTGGTGCTGGGGCCGTCCACGAATGACACGGGCGTGCTGGCCACCTACAGCAAGAGCAATGGCGATCTGGCCGAACTGCTCTGGACACCGGGCTGCGGCTCGCTGCGCCGGCTCAGCCCCGAATCCCTGGAAGCCGGGGATCACACCGTGAAGATGAACGGCCGCAAGGTCTACACCAATGCGGTGGCCTGCATGGCCGATTCGGTCGAGCAGGTGCTGGCCAGGGCGGGAATGACTCCGGACCAGATCGACCTGCTGGTACCACACCAGGCCAACATCCGGATCATCGAAGCCACGTGTGAGCGCTTCGGCTTTCCCCTGGAACGCACCAAAATCAATGTGGACCGTTTCGGCAACACGAGCGCGGCCTCGATTCCCATCGCGCTGGACGAAGCCATTCGCGAAGGACGGGTCGGCCCGGGTTCCACCTGCCTGATGACGGTCTTCGGTGGTGGCTTCACCTGGTCCTCGGCCATCGTGCGCCTCTGA
- the rpmF gene encoding 50S ribosomal protein L32: MPVPKKKTSKSSRDQRRSHHALVPSGWSTCPNCGQARRSHHVCANCGHYKGRQVIAVK; this comes from the coding sequence ATGCCGGTACCCAAGAAAAAGACATCGAAATCCAGCCGGGACCAGCGTCGTTCCCATCACGCTCTGGTGCCTTCGGGCTGGTCCACCTGTCCCAACTGCGGGCAGGCTCGTCGCAGCCATCATGTCTGTGCCAACTGCGGTCACTACAAGGGCCGTCAGGTCATCGCCGTCAAGTAG
- the fabF gene encoding beta-ketoacyl-ACP synthase II — protein sequence MHAERRVVITGAGVLSPIGTGVEAFWQALIEGRSGAGPLTLFDCTGYDTTFACQLKDYDPEQYLKRVEAKRMDPFCQYGMIATMLAIDDAGLDLSALDMERVGVIMASGIGGMTVLENTHRILMEKGPGRVPPMFIPMMISDIVAGQIAMRFGFKGPNYVTVSACASSSHALGNAFRTIQYGEADMVISGGCEASITPLSVAGFNALKALSTRNDAPLTASRPFDRDRDGFVMGEGGAVLVLEELEHALKRGARIYGEFLGRGYTADAHHLTAPAPEGEGAQRSMRIALKDAGLQPADIGHVNTHGTSTPAGDIAEIQAISRVFGEQAGKLLINSTKSMTGHLLGAAGAIEFLATLLAVREGLVPPTINIENLDPDVTLHIVRDKAEPASIKAALSNTFGFGGHNASLVVGRYDN from the coding sequence ATGCACGCTGAACGTCGAGTCGTGATCACCGGAGCCGGGGTGCTGAGTCCCATCGGCACCGGCGTCGAAGCATTCTGGCAGGCGCTCATCGAAGGGCGTTCGGGAGCCGGTCCTTTGACACTGTTCGATTGTACGGGCTACGACACCACCTTTGCCTGTCAGCTCAAGGACTACGATCCGGAGCAGTATCTGAAGCGGGTGGAAGCCAAGCGCATGGATCCGTTCTGCCAGTACGGCATGATCGCGACCATGCTGGCCATCGACGATGCGGGTCTTGACCTGTCCGCCCTCGACATGGAGCGGGTCGGAGTGATCATGGCCAGCGGCATCGGTGGCATGACCGTGCTGGAAAACACCCACCGCATCCTGATGGAGAAGGGGCCCGGCCGGGTTCCCCCGATGTTCATTCCCATGATGATCTCGGACATCGTGGCTGGGCAGATCGCCATGCGTTTCGGCTTCAAGGGGCCGAACTACGTCACCGTGAGTGCCTGCGCCTCCTCTTCCCATGCCCTGGGCAATGCCTTTCGCACCATCCAGTACGGCGAGGCTGATATGGTCATCAGCGGTGGCTGCGAAGCCAGCATCACTCCGCTGTCCGTGGCCGGATTCAACGCGCTCAAGGCGCTCTCGACCCGCAATGATGCCCCCCTGACCGCCAGCCGGCCCTTCGACCGTGACCGCGATGGTTTCGTGATGGGCGAAGGCGGTGCGGTGCTGGTGCTGGAAGAGCTGGAGCATGCCCTCAAGCGCGGTGCCCGGATCTATGGTGAGTTCCTGGGCCGCGGGTACACGGCGGATGCCCACCACCTGACCGCGCCTGCCCCCGAAGGTGAAGGGGCCCAGCGCTCGATGCGGATCGCCCTCAAGGATGCGGGGCTTCAGCCCGCGGACATCGGCCACGTGAACACCCACGGCACCTCGACCCCGGCCGGCGACATCGCCGAGATCCAGGCCATTTCCCGGGTATTCGGCGAGCAGGCCGGCAAACTGTTGATCAACTCCACCAAGTCCATGACGGGGCACCTGCTGGGCGCCGCGGGAGCCATCGAGTTCCTCGCCACCCTGCTGGCGGTGCGCGAAGGACTGGTACCGCCCACCATCAACATCGAGAACCTGGATCCGGACGTGACCTTGCACATCGTGCGGGACAAGGCTGAACCGGCGTCGATCAAGGCTGCGCTCTCGAACACCTTCGGCTTTGGCGGTCACAATGCCAGCCTGGTGGTCGGGCGCTACGACAACTGA
- the fabD gene encoding ACP S-malonyltransferase, giving the protein MSLSHAWLFPGQGAQYVGMAADLVAAHPRVAQFYEDVEQRTGLPLRRLSAEGPAEELRKTAITQPAIYAHSLALALLLQERGFRPAAVAGHSLGEYSALAASGWLDPVDGAELVATRGALMYQAGLDSPGTMAAVIGMDDAVIEAVCTRASQETGVVQMANFNSPGQVVISGSDAGVDHALALLKEAGGRLLKKLVVSGAFHSPLMESARQGLLEKLASTTIRQGEAPVYCNVTGARADTPEEVRDLLARQLTEPVRWTQAMQSLVADGHARALEIGPGKVLAGLMKRITDECPVRSLDTAADLESFLEENA; this is encoded by the coding sequence ATGTCTCTTTCCCATGCCTGGCTGTTTCCCGGCCAGGGCGCTCAGTATGTGGGAATGGCCGCCGATCTGGTGGCTGCCCATCCCCGTGTCGCACAGTTCTACGAGGACGTGGAACAGCGTACGGGACTGCCCCTGCGACGCCTGAGCGCCGAAGGCCCCGCCGAAGAGCTGCGCAAGACCGCGATCACCCAACCCGCGATCTATGCCCACAGCCTGGCACTGGCGCTGCTGTTGCAGGAAAGGGGGTTCAGGCCCGCGGCGGTAGCCGGGCATTCGCTGGGCGAGTACAGTGCCCTGGCTGCGTCGGGCTGGCTGGACCCGGTCGACGGGGCCGAGCTGGTCGCCACCCGGGGTGCCCTCATGTATCAGGCGGGTCTGGATTCACCGGGGACCATGGCCGCCGTGATCGGCATGGACGACGCCGTGATCGAAGCGGTCTGCACCCGGGCCAGTCAGGAAACCGGCGTGGTCCAGATGGCCAATTTCAACAGTCCCGGCCAGGTGGTCATTTCGGGCAGTGACGCAGGCGTGGATCACGCGCTGGCCCTGCTCAAGGAAGCGGGCGGTCGCCTGCTGAAGAAGCTGGTGGTCTCGGGCGCCTTCCACAGTCCCCTGATGGAGAGTGCGCGCCAGGGGCTGCTGGAGAAACTGGCCAGCACGACGATCCGTCAGGGCGAAGCTCCCGTCTACTGCAACGTGACCGGAGCACGGGCCGACACCCCCGAAGAGGTCCGCGACCTGCTGGCACGCCAGCTGACCGAACCGGTACGCTGGACCCAGGCGATGCAATCGCTGGTGGCCGACGGACACGCCCGCGCGCTGGAAATCGGCCCGGGCAAGGTTCTGGCCGGCCTGATGAAACGCATCACGGACGAGTGCCCCGTTCGCAGCCTGGACACGGCCGCGGATCTGGAAAGTTTCCTGGAGGAGAACGCATGA
- a CDS encoding helix-turn-helix domain-containing protein: MNKSELLRLCHYRELLANQNRTGLARRLDREIARSDHSRLFHCEILHLFWQCRCGLGPLARKAADREFMLRSELGSGWRQQRARWQSLGEPARFLAPILRGSREQGILFHPAQLEPQPGCDLARLDVLVRGLGSGALASLLDVLGRSHRLEISIDPDGWKSLRPLLVSLLAGACQPFSEVPVSCLPCSLPDQADSLPMATLVVHSPNGHVPPDNHLPAGNWRVLLLHDRVPSVPDGYTGLRLEWKTLVGDWVNARDAESCGVIPLRQYVNELEQRYILEVLRHHGGVKTRACESLGITRQTLYAKLGRRPPTAGTAR, encoded by the coding sequence ATGAACAAGTCCGAGCTGCTGCGCCTGTGTCACTACCGCGAGCTGCTGGCCAACCAGAACCGCACCGGGCTGGCGCGACGCCTGGACCGGGAAATCGCGCGCAGTGACCATTCCCGACTCTTCCACTGTGAGATTCTGCACCTGTTCTGGCAATGCCGCTGCGGGCTCGGCCCGCTCGCGCGCAAGGCGGCGGACCGGGAGTTCATGTTGCGCAGCGAACTGGGCAGCGGCTGGCGCCAGCAACGGGCACGCTGGCAGAGCCTGGGGGAACCGGCGCGTTTTCTGGCACCCATCCTGCGTGGGTCACGCGAGCAGGGCATTCTGTTCCATCCGGCCCAACTGGAGCCCCAACCCGGCTGTGATCTGGCCCGACTCGATGTGCTGGTGCGCGGGCTGGGCAGCGGTGCTCTGGCGTCTTTGCTGGACGTGCTGGGGCGGAGCCATCGTCTGGAGATCAGCATCGATCCGGATGGCTGGAAATCCCTGCGTCCGCTGCTGGTCAGCCTGCTGGCGGGTGCCTGCCAACCCTTCAGCGAAGTGCCTGTGTCCTGCCTGCCCTGTTCCCTGCCCGATCAGGCCGACTCCCTGCCGATGGCAACTCTGGTGGTGCACAGCCCCAATGGACACGTACCACCCGACAATCACCTGCCTGCGGGCAACTGGCGTGTGCTGCTGCTCCACGACCGGGTGCCTTCGGTTCCCGATGGATACACAGGTCTGCGACTGGAATGGAAGACGCTCGTGGGCGACTGGGTCAACGCGCGTGACGCGGAGTCCTGCGGCGTGATTCCTCTGCGGCAGTACGTCAACGAACTGGAGCAACGCTACATCCTGGAGGTGCTGCGCCATCATGGCGGAGTGAAGACCCGGGCCTGCGAAAGCCTGGGAATCACGCGGCAGACACTGTACGCCAAACTGGGCCGGCGACCGCCGACGGCCGGAACCGCACGCTGA
- a CDS encoding HlyC/CorC family transporter, translated as MSAAEILLGIVLLLFSGFFSGAEIAFTSLNPLLPRLWHKEKRLGSGLTLRYQEHPENFLVTTLLGNNLFNVGFSTLMALALLDSGLSSLFTLVLTTILLFTFGELLPKIVFHLLRNRIFPLISWPVWLVQLVLSPFIPLIRSISRLGVRKAENRSAVLFREFRAHMDLLLSAETPGSSRDREKQMARRVFDLRETSLEEVMTPRTEIVALEEHDSLEDFREAVIQHGYTKLPVYRDSLDHILGYVMAPDLFRKPESLKAILRPIPVAPHSRSVKQQLAEYSRANTQITVVLDEFGGTAGIVCQEDLVEELLGAIDDEHDTAGPAPVVLADGRVFTDARISVESFFERLGKPCPDTEWETLGGWLTNELGRIPARGESVTVDGLQFQVVSATANRLGNLMLGPLTAEDTSARGEPS; from the coding sequence GTGAGCGCGGCTGAGATCCTGCTGGGCATTGTCCTTCTGCTGTTCTCCGGATTCTTCTCCGGGGCCGAGATCGCATTCACCAGCCTCAATCCACTGCTGCCGCGCCTGTGGCACAAGGAGAAGCGTCTGGGGTCCGGGCTGACCCTGCGTTACCAGGAACATCCCGAGAACTTCCTGGTGACGACCCTGCTCGGGAACAACCTCTTCAACGTGGGCTTCAGCACCTTGATGGCCCTGGCGCTGCTGGACTCGGGCCTGTCTTCGCTGTTCACGCTCGTGCTCACCACGATCCTGCTTTTCACCTTCGGCGAGCTGCTGCCCAAGATCGTGTTCCATCTGCTGCGCAACCGGATCTTTCCTCTGATTTCATGGCCGGTCTGGCTGGTCCAGCTGGTGCTCTCGCCTTTCATCCCGCTGATCCGCAGCATTTCACGCCTGGGTGTGCGCAAGGCGGAAAATCGCAGCGCCGTGCTCTTCCGGGAATTCAGGGCGCACATGGACCTTCTGCTCAGCGCGGAAACCCCCGGCAGTTCCCGCGACCGCGAAAAGCAGATGGCGCGACGGGTCTTCGACCTGCGCGAAACCAGCCTTGAGGAAGTGATGACGCCCCGGACCGAGATCGTGGCCCTGGAAGAACACGACAGCCTCGAGGATTTTCGCGAAGCCGTGATCCAGCATGGTTACACCAAACTGCCGGTCTACCGGGATTCACTGGATCACATACTGGGTTACGTGATGGCACCGGATCTTTTCCGCAAGCCCGAAAGTCTCAAGGCCATTCTGCGCCCGATTCCGGTTGCGCCTCACAGCCGCAGCGTGAAACAGCAGCTGGCGGAGTACAGTCGTGCCAACACCCAGATCACGGTGGTGTTGGACGAATTCGGCGGCACGGCGGGCATCGTCTGCCAGGAAGATCTGGTCGAAGAATTGCTGGGTGCCATCGACGATGAGCACGATACCGCCGGACCCGCGCCGGTGGTCCTGGCCGACGGGCGCGTATTCACCGATGCCCGGATCTCGGTCGAGAGTTTCTTCGAGCGCCTGGGCAAGCCCTGTCCGGACACGGAGTGGGAAACCCTGGGAGGATGGCTCACCAACGAACTGGGCCGGATCCCGGCCCGGGGCGAAAGCGTGACCGTGGACGGCCTGCAGTTCCAGGTGGTCAGCGCCACTGCCAATCGTCTGGGCAACCTGATGCTGGGGCCATTGACGGCGGAGGACACCTCCGCGCGCGGCGAGCCGTCCTGA
- a CDS encoding acyl carrier protein → MSKYFDEVKQIILNNLDIDDEAKITMEATFDGDLGADSIARFEIVNEMEDRYSVEVDDETAQSLTTVGAVCKFLEEAVG, encoded by the coding sequence ATGTCCAAGTACTTTGATGAAGTGAAGCAGATCATTCTGAACAATCTGGACATTGATGACGAAGCCAAGATCACCATGGAAGCCACGTTCGACGGCGATCTGGGTGCCGATTCCATCGCCCGTTTCGAGATCGTCAACGAAATGGAAGACCGCTACAGTGTCGAGGTGGACGATGAGACTGCCCAGAGCCTGACCACCGTCGGCGCTGTCTGCAAGTTCCTCGAAGAGGCTGTGGGCTGA